TTAACACGAAGAACAACAATTATCACAAAAGATAAACAAGTCTATCAAATAGGCGGTGTTAACTTACGGTACTTTGGAAATGTGGAACATAACATGGGCCACATCTCCGGGTGACGTGCCCCCGATCGATGCACAGCTCCATGGATATTTGGGGCAACCTTGGTTGAGCAATTtacttttcatctttttttctccatttcaatcatatttcttttatcttgaaatatatttgtgtctatatctctcctctagttcctgatttttttatgcgcTTGATTTAAATGGTTATTCTTGTAGCTTTCATGTGTTTCTCTTATCCATAGGATTTGGGTTGATAGGCAACTTCGGTCAtgtacttattattattattattattgtgttTTGAGAACCCTACACTCCAAAGGACCCTGAAAATCTTGTCAACGCTTTGGTGATACTCTTTATTATACCTATAAGTATTATGTAAAACATCCTAGGAACCacatgatatattatatattggtTGTGTTCCTTTTTAGCCAGAGATGAAAGATTCTGATTTTtgttatagttatttaatggtgCAAAACTGTAAATGATGGAATTagctactataaaattttaaaaaatattttagaatgataGGATGATGAACtttcaaatataaactttagtaGTTCGGTAAATGTGTGCGTAGATGTGAGGAAAAAAGCTATGAATAATGGGTGGGGGGAGGACACATCCATGTAGTACCACATGATAACTCAAGGTATCATGTAAAACAGTAAGGTATCATATCATATCTTCATAAATTAGGTTAGTGTCTCAAAAGTGCATGATTagttagtgcatgattagttataagtgttACCGTAatctacatgtgctaatgatagattaattaggttcaaaaatTTAACACTTGGACAGGTGGTCTGCACCGCACATGTATTGCAGTGTGCAAACACGATATTAATATTCATTGTGATCTCTATTGTCTCATGCTCTCCGCTCTCATCTAGTAAGATGTCGTATATATGAACTGGGAGCCTTCAATGTGAAGTGCATCTGTGCATGTGGGGCAGCATCATTTACATCTGGTGAACACAAGGCAACAACCCAATCACATGAAAAGCTATCAAgtctttaaaaaacaattggtACGTGTGTAACAGCAGCTGCATGTCCACCTACTTATATTCCTGTAACAAAAACATCAGCTGTagctttttttaagtaaaatataGGGACGATACTTAGACTTAGAAACATATGTTATCTAGATTCGTAAACTTAACAAATTGCAAGGAATAGGGATAGACTGGCTATAGGATGACTAGGTTGAGATATCTTATTTACGTTCTattatgtatattatttttgcGATAGCTTAAAAGTTGGAGACTATCAACAATAAGTAGTGGTGGATAGTAATAGTAAATGATACTAGAGGGACTTGAATGAACTAGATAAAACTTTAGCCCATTTTTCTATTGATTTTTGATAtgaaattttaagaaaatatagtaaagaAGCCTCCACTGCCTCTTACCACGATGGTAGTCCAAGGCACTCTAAGGATGTTTGATTTTGTAGAcccttttatatttctttgagatatttataaatttgtcgctggtttaaaatattattataaaactacaattagaaaattacataaatacTACTAAAAGTGTCATTCTAGTGGCATTTTTAccatcaaaataaaccaatgataaatttacaaaagCTCATTTCCTTTGGGATTAATCTTCAGGTTAATATCAGCCAAGAATGATACACAATGACACGTGCTTTAAACACAATATTTAGCGTGCAACACGTGTGTTGTGAAGCGAGTGGGTGTATTCGACTCCCGTTGTcccctaaaattaaaatgccCCGAGAAATGTTATTTACActctccgtattttaataggtatatattttattagctatattattttaaaaattacatgattattatttgttttattatgattcgattatattacaaaatatattttaattataagttatatcatataatatagttgcacatgatttttaaataaatcaaatggttaaatacacctgaagaaaaataataacatgacggagggaatattaattttttgtggGAAGTGCAtgttatgtgctaatgactgcATTGTGGAGACAACCAGCACCACACGTCGTCACGTCCCCCATGGTCAATCAGATGAAGCACTCCTACGTGACACGTATGCTCCCAAACGATACTTGAGTGCAGCAGCGTGTGGAACGTTTGATCCTCTGTTACTGATGGTGCACATGTGCGTGTGCGGGTGAGAATCAGAGAGGGGTGGCGACAGACCTGAGCAATGGAGAGGATGGATGGAGCGAAGACAAGTGTGTTTATGTAGAACATGCGACTTGTCAGTGTCCACGTTAGCAAAAGCATCACGAAATAACTTCTAACATGAGGTTATTCGATCTCCAGCTGTAGAaacgtatttttttaatgtttttaaacattttcaataaataattttattactatgcCTCGTGGAGAAAATTTTCCACCGTATGAACATTTTGGGCGTGTCGGTGACTTGTCATCACTGGCATGACGAGACTATCACGCCAATCAGTTTacgtggcagcgttgtctgTTGTCTTGCTACGCCACCAACACTGATGTGGCCAAAAAATTCatacgataaaaatatttttctctaaaatttagtaataaatgtatttattacaaatgtttaaaaaataaaaaaaattcgtatAGGAACGACTAACACTCTATTAGTACAATTAGAGAGGGATTCAACGTAAGAGATGTGGGGAGTCCAGCTTCCCTACCTCTGGATTTCCATGAAGAATGAGAGGGGAcggaaaaaaagataaaagaaaaaagtaacTATCTACTCGTATGGTTTATCAatctgattatatatataactatgtttttaaaataaagtactCATGGTATCATGTTGTATGTTAACTTGTATGTGTAAATTATGTTTCAAATTATATAGAATTAGAATGATTTACACGTAAAAGTTGTAGGAAGAAGTTAAGGATTTTGATGATATCGCATTATTAGTTTTTAAGCATTTTATCTTTACTCCATCCgatacatattataagacttttttaagtttatttagatttatccatatatcaatatatttttatgtcttTAAATCAGTAGCACagtaaaactaaaaagtctaacttatagaaattttttttctaatttagttTACCCATGTATAAAATCAGCGATTATACTGCTCCTGGGCCCTGGGTGAGCTGGGGGCCGACTAGCGGCACGTAAAGATGCTGATCGATATTTTTGGTAGCAACCGCTGATTCCACACATGCGGGAGCCAGCCGAGGTGGAAAGCCGCCGTTGGCGGTTCGGCGATCGTTACGGGGCGTCACGGGCTCCGCTCGCCGCAGACGATCCATCCCCGCGGCGGGATCGCGCCACACGCACACGTATCCAACGCTACGCGACGGGACGCCGCGCCCCTTTTAAAACGGACCGGGTGGCGATGGCCTCCTCCCTCTATCCCGGTCTCCCCACGCCCCCGCGTATCTCGCGCGCTTCCACGCCACTTGTTGCCGCGTTCCCCCTCTTAAATCCAATCCAGTCCGCCCGCCTCGCGGTCGCGAACCGCCGCggacgaagaggaggaggaggagcgtgaggtgaggtgaggtgaggaagaggatggggaggggagggatcggcggcggggcggcagcggcggcggtcgtggAGAACACCGACTCCACCCGCGGCTTCGTCAAGGACGTGAAGCGTATCATCATCAAGGTGAgtgaggcggcgacgcggcgtaCGGTGGAGAGGACGTCGATGCTGCGCGAGATGGCGATCTcatcgggcgcggcggcgtgcaaACTGGCCTCGCGCCTTCTGTGAAACCTGCGCTgtcgttttcttttcttttttgaagttGTTTGTCTGGTTTTTGGGTGATATTACGAGTTTGCGCGATCTGTGGTCGGTGAaactctagactatttcgaTCTgattgcatgcatgtgtttgcGGCGAAGGAGAACCTGAAAATTGGCTTTGAGAACTGCAATagatttctctctctcttttttttctttttttgaaactaaaagCAGATGTGCTCCAAAGGATTGGTTTCAATCTATCTGTGCGCGTGTTCTTGGGATTGATTCATCCATGCAACGCGAGACCACATGCAGAACAGCAATAGTACtataatagttatttttaggatttttcatgAGCGCCATTACGATGTGTAGCGTGCTGTCACCTGTGATTTGCCTTTTTTAATCTTTACAAATCACTACTATGTTTTTAGGTTTAACTACTTACCATTCATTAGTACCACTCTCTAAGGAaggatattaatttttttctcgaaatATCTGTTTTTACTTATTACTACTACTGTATCTCCAGGTTGGCACCGCTGTTGTCACTGGTCCGAATGGGCGGTTGGCTATGGGCAGGCTAGGATCTCTGTGTGAAcaggtaaaatttttaatttttatgagaGGCTATGTGCTCTGACCAAACTTATCTTGTGCCAAACAGTGTCAGTTAATTGGTGCAACAATTTTCCAGGTGAAGCAGCTGAATTTTGAGGGTTACGAGGTGATTCTGGTTACTTCTGGTGCTGTTGGTGTTGGGAGGCAGAGGCTCAAATACCGGAAGCTTATCAACAGCAGGTTGTAGACAGTTTGGCTCTGAACAGTAAACAGTTTTCTGGTGTCCGGTAGCTTTGTTGTAGTACCATTCATTTCTGATCTTTCTTCTTGCTTTGCAGTTTCGCTGATCTGCAGAACCCACAGACGGACATGGATGGGAAggcctgcgccgccgtcggtcaGAGTGGACTGATGGCAATCTATGACACGCTATTTAGTCAAGTGCGGTTTGCTATTCCTGATGGACTTTTGTATAGCATTAGGATATGCGTGCTGCTCTAAAGAGTATTTTTGTGCCATAATGTTAATGACGACATACCTCTTTTGTTGCAGCTTGACGTGACATCGTCTCAACTTCTTGTCACGGATCGTGATTTTCTGGACCCAAGTTTTGGGAACCAGCTTCGCGAGACTGTGGACTCTCTACTGGATCTCAAAGTTATACCAGTATTTAATGAGAATGACGCCATCAGTACTAGGAGACAACCATACGAGGTGTGCTTTTGTAGTGTGATTTGTGCGCTGGGAGCTTTAGTGATAGCTATGTATTCCAAATTCCATAACGATGACACTGACCTTTTGCACTTCACTGACTATAACGATCAACAATGTGTAGGATTCATCGGGCATATTCTGGGATAACGACAGTTTGGCCAGACTGTTAGCGCAGGAACTTAAAGCAGATCTCCTTATCATGCTTAGTGATGTGGAGGGACTCTACAGCGGTCCACCTAGCGATCCTCAATCAAAGATTATCCACACATACGTCCATGAACAACATGAGAAGTTAATTAGCTTTGGGGAGAAATCTCGTGTGGGAAGAGGTGGAATGCAAGCTAAAGTAGCAGCTGCTGTTACTGCTGCATCAAATGGCATACCTGCTGTAATTGCAAGGTGAGTAAATCGTTGCCTTGTTTCATAGCATGAATTTTAGCCCATatgtacaagaaaaaaatatttctacaagATAATATATGGCCAGTGCATCAGCAATCtatattattttccatttgtaAGAATTATATGTTCTACTTATTAGTACGAGTCGCACTGTCTGACTGACAGgtgttatatacttatatttgtaCATAGTGCTTATACGTACATTGACTCATACTATAACATTTTGACATTTCAAAAGCAATTGACTAAGAATAATAGTGGAGATTGGAGAATACATGCATCACAATTTTGCATTAGATAATTCGATGTGAGCCGCTTTAAACCTTGGTGCTCTATCAACCACTAGTACGAGACTCCTGTAGTAGAAAGTGTTCAATAgtgatgcattttttttagtttccaCATTTagtgtttattattaaatatcggGCTTTCTCTTTTCAGTAAATATGAAAACTTGATGTGTATTTTGGTTCCTATAAATTCTCCCAACAGCAGTCTTGTGCTTCACCTCTGCTTTCTAACTATTTTTGTTATTGTCCATGAAGTGGATTTGCAATCGATAGCATTATAAAGGTCATTCGAGGAGAGAAAATTGGTACGCTTTTTCATAAAGAAGCAAGTCAGTGGGATTGTTCCAGGGAAGTAACTGCCCGTGAGATGGCAGTTGCTGCAAGAGATTGCTCAAGACATCTACAGGTATTCTttcctttcattttcttttctgaaagaATCAGGCGTTCAAGCAATAACTTCAGAAATAatcagatttttatttttttctgttttgtcaTATTATAGGTTTATACCCaaaaatgtcatatttttaagtagtatAAACATCTACGGAAAGTTTGTAATATCAATAGAGGTCTTTTACTGTCCTTAGAAGTAACTGggagatatttttatactacTTAAAGGCAGTGTCGTTTGTCATCTTCCTCACCTCACGTCATACAAAACCCATCGTTTTCACAaaactcaggaaaaaaaaaacatctggCTTGTTAAGAAATGGGCCTGTGCAACCCATTATCAATTGTATGAGTCTGTTACAATGCACAAAtacattataataatctagtataaaaatttggtGCCTCTATTTACTTTTTTCAAAGATCATAAGATTTCTCAGATCaatatagtttgttttcttgccGCCCCTGCTAATTTACTCGTGTTGCATACTTGCGTATGTTCACTAAATAGAAATTGTCATCTGAGGAGCGTAAGAAGATTTTGCTAGACATCGCTGATGCTCTAGAAGCAAATGAAGATTTAATTAGATCCGAGAACCAAGCTGATCTGGCTGTGGCACAAGATTTAGGCTATGATAAACCTTTGCTTGCTCGGATGACCATAAAACCAGGAAAGGTAGGCCAAATATATGTTTCATCTTCTGAGCAgtaccatttttatttttatgaaatgttcactatttatttaattgGTTCTTGGATGTGGTATGAAATGGCCCCACTATATTATCTATTCAAAGATAATGAGCCTTGCGGGATCAATTCGTGCAATTGCTGATATGGAGGATCCTATTTCCCATACATTGAAAAGAACAGAGGTGAATGCAATATACCCTATTCTGAAATCTTACAAAGCAATAATTACAATGGTAATTGCTCAGATTTGTAACAAATGAGGTTCTTATTTTGTAGGTTGCTAAAGatcttgtttttgaaaaaacatattGCCCCTTGGGTGTTCTTCTGATTATTTTCGAGTCTCGTCCTGATGCCTTGGTCCaggtaaaataaatatttagtaaGAAAGAAACTGTATTATGAAGCcaacatttttattatattaacgTATCATTGTACAGATTGCATCTTTAGCAATCAGAAGTGGAAATGGTCTTCTTTTGAAGGGAGGAAAAGAAGCTATGAGATCAAATACAATACTGC
This is a stretch of genomic DNA from Oryza brachyantha chromosome 1, ObraRS2, whole genome shotgun sequence. It encodes these proteins:
- the LOC102710073 gene encoding delta-1-pyrroline-5-carboxylate synthase 2; translated protein: MGRGGIGGGAAAAAVVENTDSTRGFVKDVKRIIIKVGTAVVTGPNGRLAMGRLGSLCEQVKQLNFEGYEVILVTSGAVGVGRQRLKYRKLINSSFADLQNPQTDMDGKACAAVGQSGLMAIYDTLFSQLDVTSSQLLVTDRDFLDPSFGNQLRETVDSLLDLKVIPVFNENDAISTRRQPYEDSSGIFWDNDSLARLLAQELKADLLIMLSDVEGLYSGPPSDPQSKIIHTYVHEQHEKLISFGEKSRVGRGGMQAKVAAAVTAASNGIPAVIASGFAIDSIIKVIRGEKIGTLFHKEASQWDCSREVTAREMAVAARDCSRHLQKLSSEERKKILLDIADALEANEDLIRSENQADLAVAQDLGYDKPLLARMTIKPGKIMSLAGSIRAIADMEDPISHTLKRTEVAKDLVFEKTYCPLGVLLIIFESRPDALVQIASLAIRSGNGLLLKGGKEAMRSNTILHKIITGAIPEAVGKKLIGLVKNKDEIADLLKLDDVIDLVIPRGSNKLVSQIKAETKIPVLGHADGICHVYIDKSADMDMAKRIVLDAKVDYPAACNAMETLLVHKDLNRTEGLDDLLVELEKEGVVIYGGPVAHDTLKVPKVDSFHHEYNSMACTLEFVDDVQSAIDHINRYGSAHTDCIITTDGMAAETFLQQVDSAAVFHNASTRFCDGARFGLGAEVGISTGRIHARGPVGVDGLLTTRCILRGSGQVVNGDKGVVYTHRELPLQ